The Fulvivirga maritima genome segment TTCAGGGAATAAGAACAGAGTGGTGGCACTACAACTATAGCAAAGCCAGGCAATATTCTTTATCTAACTTCAAAACTAACTGTGATTGATGATTTCAATCTATTCAAAGCGATCAATATTTTGGTTCTCCTCTGCTTTATTCCTGCTTTCTTTTATCATCAGATTTTATCTGTTCAATCTTACTTCCTTCGCTAATGGCTGGGATAGTTATTTCTATATCATCCAAATAAAATCATTTATTGAAGAAGGCAGTATGCACTCTTCCAGACTCTCTTTATTTTACCCTATTCTTCTGATAACTCAATACTTGGTAAATGATTATGAATTAAGCTATAAAATTGTTTCAGCTCTGGCAAGCGCAGCCTTTAGCCTTGCGTTTTTCAGACTGTCAATTACACTTAGCAAAAATTCCGCTATCGCATGGTTATTAGCTACTTATACCCTGGTAAGCACACACCTCACCTACTTTGCTGCTCAATACCCTAAAAATCTACTGGGAATAGTATCTCTTATTTTGCTTATAGACTTTTTAATAAGGAGGAAATATATTTACAGCGGTTTGGCGTTTTCATGCACCATCTTTCTGCATAAAATGACTGCCGGACTGGCTCTTGTAGTAATTATTATTTACTTCATTTTTATAAATACCACAGACAAAAAAAGAGGTATTTGGACTATTATTGGCTTGCTTATCAGCCCAATAATTTTATTTCTCCCTCAATTACTAAAAATCAACTTTATTACTGACAGAGGTTTAGTGCTTGATTTTCATACCCCTTGGCCTACTCTTTCATTTTTAAATACATTTCAAGGTTTATTAACTTATGAGTGGTACTTCAACTTAGCCATTGCCAACATATCAATTGTAGTGGTTATATTCCATTTAATTAGAAGAAAAGGTGTTTCTATAGAATGGTTATTACTTATTCCTATTGTTCTTTTACTCACTTTTCCTTTTTTACAATGGTCTGTTTTAGACATTTCATTTCGTTTTTTTATGGCCTTTGTCTTAGTGGCTCCTCTTCTTTTAAATTGTCTCTCTTTAAAAATAACTTCCAATAGGCTTTGGCTATCATGCTTATTTATTGGTCTTTTAAGTATTCCTTCATTAGCAGCTTATAGCCCTAAAAAATATGATCCTCCCTACAGCATTTACCGGTTAATTTCCAGCAAAATAAATATGGCAAACAACTCTCTGAATTTTGACTTAATAATTGCCCATAAGTCTTTAGCAGAATACATCACATTTCAAACGGGTATTGATGTATTACCATGGATTCCTGAATATAATGTTAATAAAGATGGTCTTTGGAGAATAGCTACCGGGCTCAATAAAAAGAGGATAAATTACTATGCTGGAGACATAAAAAAAGATCAATTAAAGAGGTTAACCCCTAACTATTTTCTAATAAGAGAAGATGTTTGGCAAAAAGCTTTAAAGAATATACAAGAAGATGACCTCACACTCTATGAGGAACTACATAGCTGGAAAAATCCTTCAGAAATAAGACCAGATTATTTATTAAAAAAATAACCACTACTTATCATCTATAACCCTCGTTTTGGGTAGTGAGTCATGCCAGCCGATGGTTTTATGTCCTCCAAAGAAAGAGAAGACTTCGAACGGAATAAACCTGGAGATAGACCTGCCCATGATTTGAAGTAAGGTAGGCCGTGTGCCGTCTATCGCTACAACTTTGGTCTTAGTTAGGTACTTGCCAACTGTTTTACCACAACTAGCCTCCATGGCCACATAGTAGCAAAAGCAAAGTAAGTAAGCTAATAGATTAAAGTTAAATTCACTAAGAGAAATAGATCCGAAGATCCCGATCAATACGCCAAAAAGGAAGGCTAAAATGTAGCATGCCACAAAGTCTATGAGTACATTGGCTAATCTTTTACCTGCACTGGCTATATTTATTTTTACGTAATCTTCACCTCTTGTTTCATTAACAAAATCTAATATTTCTTCCATCTTTATTTACATTAATTAAAACCAAGCTCTAATTAATAATAATTATATTTAATTCCATAGACATTTTATTATTTTTTATATATTTAATAATATTATTCAGCTTAATTAATGTATGCTCACTCACTTCTGTATAAGAGTTTTTCTATCCTTCTTGCTCTTCCACCTCCTGCAAATGGTTGATTTCCTCATCAGTAAACAACCTAGATCTGATGATGAAACGTACCCCTAAAGGAATTTCTAATGAAAAACTAGAGCCTCTGCCCGGAGTTACATCTAAGGTGAGGTGAGTATGTTTCCAATACTCATATTGATCTCTTGACATATAGAAAGGACAGTCTTCCACCTCTCCCAACTTCACATCACTTCCACCAATCTTAAATTCGCCATTTTCAAAACACATGGGAGAAGATCCATCACAGCAGCCTCCACTCTGATGAAACATAAGCGCTCCATACTGAGCTTTTAGCTTTTGAATTACTTCAATGGCCTCCTCGGTTATATCTACTCTACTTACTTTATTTCCACTCATATCAGTAATAATTAAAATACCGGTAAAAAATTCACATATAAAATATGATCTATTCTTTACCGGTATAACCTTAACAAAAGATTACAGGACTCGAACAATCCCGAAAATCAACCTATCTACTAAAAGAAACCTAACCTATTCTTATCATAAGAGATAAGCATGTTCTTCGTATTTCTATAATGATCTAGCATCATTTTATGGTTTTCTCTACCGAAACCAGACTTTTTATATCCGCCAAACGGAGCATGAGCAGGATAAGCATGGTAGCAGTTTACCCAAACTCTACCGGCTTTAATGGCTCGCGGCATTTGGTATATTTCATGAGCATCTCTTGTCCACAGACCTGCCCCCAGACCGTAAAGGGTATCATTAGCGATCTCAAGGGCTTCATCTACATCTTTGAACGTGGTTACGGAAGTAACTGGCCCAAAAATCTCCTCTTGGAAAACTCGCATCTTATTATGCCCTTTGAAAATGGTAGGTTTAATATAATAACCTTTTTCTAAACCGGAGTTTAGGTTAGCAGCATCTCCTCCACATAATACTTCAGCTCCTTCTTCTTTCCTATATCCAGATAAGACAATATTTTCTGAAACTGATCATTAGAAGCCTGAGCTCCCATCATGGTATCTTCTGCCAGCGGGTGTCCCATCTTTATGGCATTAGTTCTATCCACTACCCTTTCCATGAACCTGTCATAAATAGACTCATGCACCAGCACTCTGGAAGGACAAGTACAAACCTCTCCCTGGTTGAGAGCAAACATCACTGCACCTTCTACACATTTATCAAAGAAAGCATCATCAGCTTCAGCTATACTCGGCATAAATATGTTAGGTGATTTACCTCCCAGCTCCATGGTTACAGGAATCAGGTTTTCTGAGGCATATTGCATGATTAGTCTACCTGTGGTGGTTCTCTCCGGTAAATGCCACTTTAGCAATACGAGAAGAAGTAGCCAGCGGCTTACCTGCTTCAGGACCATAACCAGTAACAATGTTTAATACACCTGGCGGCACTACCTCCTGTATCAGCTCCATGAGCACCATAATACTGGTAGGAGTCTGTTCCGCCGGCTTTACCACTGTGCAGCAGCCTGCAGCTAGTGCTGGAGCTATCTTCCATGTGGCCATTAGCAGTGGAAAATTCCATGGAATAATCTGCCCTACCACACCTAGAGGTTCTTGTAAATTGATGCTTACAGTATTGGCATCATGCTCAGACATGGTGCTTTCATCTGCTCTAATAGCACCCGCAAAATATCGGAAATGATCTACACACAAAGGCAAATCAGCGGCCAGAGTCTCTCTTAAGGCTTTACCGTTATCTACAGTTTCTACCCTGGCTAAATAATCTAAGTTTTCTTCAATAATATCAGCGATTTTAAGCAGTACCCTGCTTCGCTCAGCTGCGGCAGTAGTAGACCATTTTGGAAATGCCTTATGTGCTGCTGTAATCGCCTTTTCTATATCTTCCTTATTACCTCTTGCCGCTCTGGTAAAAGGCTGACCGTCTATAGGACTAATATTGTCAAAATATTCACCACTGCTGGGAGCTTCCCACTTACCTCCTATAAAATGATCATAGTGAGGTTTAAACTCAGGCCTTTTTACGGCTTTTTCTTCTTTAGTTAATGTTTCCATAGTAGCGTTTTTTTGTTATGTCTACTAATGTGATAAAAACAGCGACTAAAATCTTTGCAAATGATCTAAATCTATTTGCTTAGCGTATAAAAAATCGCTTTTTTACTCAGAAAACGTTTTAAATATTCAATTTGATAATAAATAAGCCTTTATAAATCGTTATCTTTATTTAAAAACATCACTATGAAGAAATACATGATCAGCTCGTCCCCCACCAGAAAAGAGCGTTCTCTTTTCACTCTGGTAGAAAATAAAAGTGCTTATACTTTTGATCGCGGTGAACTGAATTTCTTTGAAACCCATCAAAATGCAGAAAATGTAAATCTGGTTTTCGATAATTTTGTACTTACCAGCATGCTCAAAGGCAAAAAAGTAATGACCCTACCCCATCAGCCCTCCTTTGATTATTTGCCTGGTGAATCAGTAATTTTACCACCTGGTGAGCTCATGAAAATTGATTTTCCTGAAGCCGATCTAGACAACCCTACCCAGTGTCTGGCACTTTCCATTTCTGATGATTTGATAAAAAAAACAGTAGATAACCTCTGCGAATACTTTCCTAAAGCCGAAACCTGGGGCCAGTGGCAAATAGACTATTCTACCTTCCACCTTACCAATACACAAGAACTTGCAGACACTATTAACAGGATAGTAAGCATCACTAAAAAAGAAAAAAGGTAAAATTAAGGAAATGATGGTGGAGCTCACATTGCAAGAAATGCTGGTAAGGCTCATGCAAACACAGGCTCGCATGCTATTTGAGTACTCTTTTCAGAAGCTCTCTTCCGCCAATTCTTTGGCAGCGGCGGTAGAATATATAAAGCTTAACATCAGAGATAAAATAAAACTAGACAAGGTAGCAGAAAAAGCCTGCATGAGCAGAGCTAGTTTCTTCAAGAAGTTTAAAGAAACTATGGGAGAAACACCCAATCATTTTATTTTAAAAGAAAGGATAAAACTAGCCAAAGCAGCTTTAAAAAACTCCGACAAGAACATCACAGAAATATGCTATGCCAGCGGATTTGAAAACTTATCTCACTTCATTCGCACATTTAAGCAAGAAGTAGGCAGTTCCCCGAAACACTGGCAAACCTCCTATCTAGACGCCAACGCTTAAAAAAATAAAGGCCAAAGTATATACCTCGGCCTTTACTAAAATTACAACATAGGTCTAATCGTTTCTTATTACATCTGCAGGGTTCTTCACTGCGGCATTCACAGTTTGTGTACTAATAGTTAATAATGAGATTACCACTAGCAACAAGCCAGAGAAAAAGAATACTTCCCATGACATGTCAATATGATAAGCGAACTCACTCAACCATTTATCCATCACATACCATGACAATGGAATAGCCACAGCATAAGCTAACAATATCAACTTCACAAAATCAGCAGAAAGCAGGCTTACTATCTGACTAAGTGAAGCTCCCAGCACTTTCCTGATGCCTATTTCTTTCATTCTATGGCTGATAGCCAGCGCAGATAGCCCCAGCAAACCTAAACAGCCAAGAAATATTGCCAGAGAAGTAAAAAACAAGAACAGCTCACCCAACTTCTGCTCGCTGGAATATAAATCATTATATTCATCATCGAGGAAGGTAGGGCTATAAGGAGAATCGGGCAATATTTCATTCCAGCTTTCACTTATTCCTGCTAATGTTTGAGCCATATTATTTCCGCTTACCCTCACCATCATTTCATGATAGCCACCATCCAGAAACAGAATAAGTGGACCTACTTTTTCATGTAATGGTGTAAAGTGAAAGTCATCCATCACTCCTATGATCACTGTATTATCAGATTTATAATCGATCCTTTTACCTACCGCTTCTTCAGGACTCCACCCTAAGGCACTTGCCGTTTCTTTATTAATGATTACGGGCATCTCCATAGTATTTAAAGAGTCATTATTAATAGCTTTCACTCTTTTCTGATCTTGTTCGGTAAAATCTTCTCCCGGCGAGCAGTTTAATTTTTAAGGTACTCAAGTAATTATATTCTACCGGATTAGCCGCGGTCATAACACTCATACCTTCATTATTAATAAAGCTATCGCCCCAATCAATTTTAGTAGGTGTTTCATAAGCCATAGTAATACTTTCTACAGAAGAAAGCTGTTCCAAAGAAGCCTTTATAACATCATATTTTTCAACTGCATCACTATTTACAGGCAAGACTACTATATGATCTCTGGAATAGCCCAAATCCGTCTCTTGTATAAAATTAAGCTGCTTATAAATCACTAATGAGCAAATGATAAGACCTGCAGAAACCATAAACTGAAACACCATTAATCCTTTTCTTAGTCGCACCCCGGCCGTAGATGTTTTTACTGCTCCTTTTAGTGTTTTAGAAGGCAAAAATCTGGTAAGAACAATAGCTGGATACATACCCGCCATGAAAGAGATGAGCACCAATATGGCACCTATTAGAGTTATCGGCGTAATATCAAACAACAAAGCGATTGCGTAATTTTTATCTAAAGTAATATTGAAAAAAGGCATTACTGCCGAAGCCAGCGCAATAGCCAGTAGTGCTGCCACAAAAACACAAATAAAGGCCTCACTGATATACTGCATGAAAAGTTGAGTACGGCTAGCGCCCATCACCTTTCTCACACCCACCTCTGTGCCTCTTTCTACCGCTCTGGCCGTAGATAAATTGATATAATTAATGCAGGCAATTACAAGTATTAGAACTGCTACTATGCTGAAAAGATAAATGTAAGTGATATTAACATTGGGTACTATACCCGATAATTTAGAATGCAGATGAACATCCGTTAAATGTTCTAAATTAAAAGTAAGGTACTCATCATTATTAAGGCCTAATGATGTCCTTTGACTGACCATATAATCTGTAATTTTTTGCTGTAGTGGGGCAAAGTCATCTTTATCCTTCATTAGTAGGTAAGTGAAATAATTAGCCGTAGACCATAATTCGTTTTTATAAGCGGATAGTGATGAGAATGACCCTACAAAGTCATATTTAATTTGTGAATTATCAGGTGCTTCTTCCACCACTCCAGTCACTTCATAATCCTTTTTATTCACTCTGATAGATTTGCCCATAGGGTTTTCATCACCAAAATACTTATGCACCATAGCTGGAGTAAGCACTACTTTATTGGGTGAGTTAAGCGCAGTGGCCGGGTTTCCCTTTAGCAGATGAAAAGAAAACATATCAAAAAAAAGTAGAGTCAGCATGTAGAAAAGCGCTTTCTTCAAAAATCCTATCTTCATGTTTTACCGTTTTGGGGTAATAGTCAAACCGAATGGCAGACTGCACTTCAGGAAACTCTCTATA includes the following:
- a CDS encoding RDD family protein; protein product: MEEILDFVNETRGEDYVKINIASAGKRLANVLIDFVACYILAFLFGVLIGIFGSISLSEFNFNLLAYLLCFCYYVAMEASCGKTVGKYLTKTKVVAIDGTRPTLLQIMGRSISRFIPFEVFSFFGGHKTIGWHDSLPKTRVIDDK
- a CDS encoding ABC transporter permease — encoded protein: MKAINNDSLNTMEMPVIINKETASALGWSPEEAVGKRIDYKSDNTVIIGVMDDFHFTPLHEKVGPLILFLDGGYHEMMVRVSGNNMAQTLAGISESWNEILPDSPYSPTFLDDEYNDLYSSEQKLGELFLFFTSLAIFLGCLGLLGLSALAISHRMKEIGIRKVLGASLSQIVSLLSADFVKLILLAYAVAIPLSWYVMDKWLSEFAYHIDMSWEVFFFSGLLLVVISLLTISTQTVNAAVKNPADVIRND
- a CDS encoding ABC transporter permease, with protein sequence MKIGFLKKALFYMLTLLFFDMFSFHLLKGNPATALNSPNKVVLTPAMVHKYFGDENPMGKSIRVNKKDYEVTGVVEEAPDNSQIKYDFVGSFSSLSAYKNELWSTANYFTYLLMKDKDDFAPLQQKITDYMVSQRTSLGLNNDEYLTFNLEHLTDVHLHSKLSGIVPNVNITYIYLFSIVAVLILVIACINYINLSTARAVERGTEVGVRKVMGASRTQLFMQYISEAFICVFVAALLAIALASAVMPFFNITLDKNYAIALLFDITPITLIGAILVLISFMAGMYPAIVLTRFLPSKTLKGAVKTSTAGVRLRKGLMVFQFMVSAGLIICSLVIYKQLNFIQETDLGYSRDHIVVLPVNSDAVEKYDVIKASLEQLSSVESITMAYETPTKIDWGDSFINNEGMSVMTAANPVEYNYLSTLKIKLLAGRRFYRTRSEKSESY
- a CDS encoding helix-turn-helix transcriptional regulator; translation: MMVELTLQEMLVRLMQTQARMLFEYSFQKLSSANSLAAAVEYIKLNIRDKIKLDKVAEKACMSRASFFKKFKETMGETPNHFILKERIKLAKAALKNSDKNITEICYASGFENLSHFIRTFKQEVGSSPKHWQTSYLDANA
- a CDS encoding DUF779 domain-containing protein, which gives rise to MSGNKVSRVDITEEAIEVIQKLKAQYGALMFHQSGGCCDGSSPMCFENGEFKIGGSDVKLGEVEDCPFYMSRDQYEYWKHTHLTLDVTPGRGSSFSLEIPLGVRFIIRSRLFTDEEINHLQEVEEQEG
- a CDS encoding AraC family transcriptional regulator N-terminal domain-containing protein: MKKYMISSSPTRKERSLFTLVENKSAYTFDRGELNFFETHQNAENVNLVFDNFVLTSMLKGKKVMTLPHQPSFDYLPGESVILPPGELMKIDFPEADLDNPTQCLALSISDDLIKKTVDNLCEYFPKAETWGQWQIDYSTFHLTNTQELADTINRIVSITKKEKR
- a CDS encoding aldehyde dehydrogenase family protein, whose translation is METLTKEEKAVKRPEFKPHYDHFIGGKWEAPSSGEYFDNISPIDGQPFTRAARGNKEDIEKAITAAHKAFPKWSTTAAAERSRVLLKIADIIEENLDYLARVETVDNGKALRETLAADLPLCVDHFRYFAGAIRADESTMSEHDANTVSINLQEPLGVVGQIIPWNFPLLMATWKIAPALAAGCCTVVKPAEQTPTSIMVLMELIQEVVPPGVLNIVTGYGPEAGKPLATSSRIAKVAFTGENHHR